One Thiocapsa bogorovii DNA segment encodes these proteins:
- a CDS encoding SHOCT domain-containing protein, whose protein sequence is MTTIRSKVAVLGVTALALTLQGCLSIPVNIRSDPTGATVLANGQVIGTTPMQIYADRVFPHQRKGLDWHREGTLTLERSGCTPETMEVDNELLKRSLTVDLDCRPDAPMVSASQAVPAQPAAATRASPGGSGATAQRLEELEGLRRQGLISAEEYQSIRKRILDQL, encoded by the coding sequence ATGACTACTATCCGATCCAAGGTCGCCGTCCTGGGTGTCACCGCCCTGGCGCTGACGCTGCAAGGCTGTTTATCGATTCCCGTCAACATTCGGTCTGATCCGACTGGCGCGACCGTGTTGGCAAATGGCCAGGTGATCGGGACCACGCCCATGCAGATCTACGCGGATCGCGTATTTCCGCACCAGCGCAAGGGACTCGACTGGCATCGGGAAGGAACCCTTACGCTTGAACGATCAGGGTGCACGCCCGAAACCATGGAGGTCGACAACGAACTGCTTAAGCGCAGCCTGACCGTGGACCTGGATTGCCGCCCTGACGCGCCCATGGTGAGCGCATCCCAAGCGGTGCCCGCACAGCCGGCGGCGGCAACGCGGGCTTCGCCGGGCGGAAGCGGGGCGACGGCCCAGCGTCTGGAGGAACTGGAGGGGCTGCGCAGACAGGGCTTGATCAGTGCTGAAGAATACCAGTCGATTCGCAAGCGGATTCTGGATCAGCTATGA
- the tadA gene encoding tRNA adenosine(34) deaminase TadA yields the protein MDPSNDTDEHWMRLALSLADRAAAEGEVPVGAVLVLKDEVIGEGWNRPIGAHDATAHAEIQALRDAGQRLGNYRLPGTILYVTLEPCVMCAGAIIHARVGEVVFGAADPKAGACGSLFDILPSDGRFNHRTGCRGGVLAEACGETLRGFFQARRRRQTIPTIDK from the coding sequence ATGGACCCTTCTAACGACACCGACGAGCACTGGATGCGATTGGCCCTGAGCCTCGCCGATCGAGCCGCGGCCGAGGGCGAGGTCCCGGTCGGCGCGGTCCTGGTGCTGAAGGACGAGGTCATCGGCGAGGGCTGGAACCGACCGATCGGTGCCCACGACGCGACCGCCCATGCCGAGATCCAGGCCCTGCGCGATGCCGGGCAACGCCTCGGCAATTACCGCCTCCCCGGCACGATCCTCTATGTGACCCTCGAGCCCTGCGTCATGTGCGCGGGCGCGATCATCCATGCGCGCGTCGGCGAGGTGGTCTTCGGAGCGGCGGATCCGAAGGCGGGCGCCTGCGGGAGCCTCTTCGACATCCTGCCGTCGGACGGGCGATTCAATCACCGCACCGGATGCCGCGGAGGCGTCCTCGCCGAGGCGTGCGGCGAGACGCTGCGTGGCTTCTTCCAGGCCAGGCGCCGACGACAGACGATCCCGACGATAGACAAGTAA
- a CDS encoding glycoside hydrolase 64/thaumatin family protein encodes MNKHPSVVVRPIRACACGALLLASQVSADPAVGGSCEAEVGVIAGDYIACLLAARADSLNGQAQDPARMAVGLEDCDREHLRRYVETVLRDPASCPGAEESLDGIFKHLRQLHDGALDAVDQVALIVSGRSTTPVAGNIILFNNCALPLKLMSDTNATIDGNVLQAGDQETFPIGELHVGSPNKILVAPVTTRDQCRELACEDWTAVQPNTVQREPGMWEHPNLTYAAYCQPTNAGAAQCLSDPAETPCCGPKMNYDKTFGTHLELTPDFQGQDFVNLSTNAMPPLLCGPGVDPNNCVTVSANIFFNLPIQVDMAGGDCACDSLGNRTQLICTTVSCEDAYQYPLDPKQCACSSGGQRGYTVTYCPEGSPLPRIPSAP; translated from the coding sequence ATGAACAAACACCCGTCTGTCGTCGTGCGCCCGATTCGCGCCTGCGCCTGCGGCGCATTGCTGCTCGCCTCGCAGGTCTCGGCCGATCCGGCGGTCGGCGGATCTTGCGAGGCCGAGGTCGGCGTCATCGCAGGCGATTACATCGCATGTCTGTTGGCAGCCCGCGCCGATAGCCTGAATGGCCAGGCACAGGACCCGGCACGAATGGCCGTCGGTCTCGAGGACTGCGATCGCGAGCATCTGCGGCGTTACGTCGAGACGGTCCTGCGGGACCCCGCGTCCTGTCCCGGTGCGGAGGAATCCTTGGATGGCATCTTCAAGCACCTCCGGCAGTTGCACGATGGCGCCTTGGACGCGGTCGATCAGGTGGCGCTGATCGTCTCCGGTCGGTCGACCACGCCGGTCGCCGGAAACATCATCCTATTCAACAACTGCGCCCTGCCCTTGAAGCTGATGTCGGACACCAATGCCACGATCGACGGCAATGTCCTGCAGGCGGGGGATCAAGAGACCTTCCCGATCGGCGAACTTCACGTGGGGAGTCCGAACAAGATCTTGGTCGCACCGGTGACCACCAGGGACCAATGCCGAGAACTGGCGTGCGAGGATTGGACCGCGGTGCAGCCGAACACAGTGCAACGCGAGCCCGGGATGTGGGAGCACCCGAACCTGACTTACGCGGCCTACTGTCAGCCGACGAATGCGGGTGCCGCACAATGCTTGAGCGATCCCGCCGAGACGCCATGCTGCGGTCCGAAAATGAACTACGACAAGACATTCGGAACCCATTTGGAGTTGACGCCGGATTTCCAGGGCCAGGACTTCGTGAACCTCAGCACCAACGCCATGCCTCCCTTGCTTTGCGGCCCTGGGGTCGACCCGAACAACTGTGTAACAGTAAGCGCCAATATCTTCTTCAACCTGCCGATCCAGGTCGACATGGCCGGCGGAGACTGTGCATGCGACAGCCTTGGAAACCGCACTCAGTTGATTTGTACAACAGTGAGTTGCGAAGATGCTTACCAATATCCCCTCGATCCGAAGCAATGCGCCTGTTCGAGCGGCGGCCAGCGCGGCTATACCGTGACCTACTGCCCGGAGGGCTCGCCGCTGCCGCGGATTCCGAGCGCGCCTTGA
- the guaB gene encoding IMP dehydrogenase, whose amino-acid sequence MRLIQEALTFDDVLLVPAHSRVLPNEVDFQTRLTRDITLKIPLVSAAMDTVTEARLAIAMALEGGIGIIHKNMNAERQAREVMAVKRYESGIIRNPITVGPQTSIGEVLKLTHAHNISGVPVTENGLLVGIVTGRDLRFETRMTEPVSTIMTPQERLVTVREGASREDVVRLLHEHRIEKVLVINDKFELRGLITVKDIQKAKDFPKASRDAQERLRCGAAVSVGKGTDERVAALVEAGVDVIVVDTAHGHSQGVLDRVEWVKVRYPEVQVIGGNIATADAARALVDAGADAVKVGIGPGSICTTRIVAGVGVPQITAVANVTEALEGTGVPLIADGGLRFSGDVAKVIAAGANSVMIGGLFAGTDEAPGEVEIYQGRSYKSYRGMGSLGAMGSSEGSSDRYFQEETEKEKLVPEGIEGRVPYKGSVLNVIHQLVGGLGSSMGYTGCATIEEMRTKPQFVRVSAAGMRESHVHDVQITKEAPNYRIDN is encoded by the coding sequence ATGCGCCTGATCCAGGAAGCACTCACCTTCGACGACGTCCTGCTTGTCCCGGCCCACTCGCGGGTGCTCCCGAACGAGGTCGATTTCCAGACCCGGCTGACCCGCGACATTACCCTTAAGATTCCGCTCGTTTCGGCCGCGATGGATACGGTCACGGAGGCACGTCTGGCGATCGCAATGGCGCTGGAAGGCGGTATCGGGATCATCCACAAAAACATGAACGCCGAGCGCCAGGCCCGCGAGGTCATGGCGGTCAAACGCTACGAAAGCGGGATCATCCGCAACCCCATCACGGTCGGGCCTCAAACCAGCATCGGCGAGGTGCTGAAGCTGACCCACGCGCACAATATCTCGGGCGTGCCGGTCACCGAGAACGGCCTGCTGGTCGGCATCGTCACGGGGCGGGATCTGCGCTTCGAGACCCGCATGACCGAGCCGGTCTCGACCATCATGACCCCGCAGGAACGCCTGGTGACCGTGCGCGAGGGCGCCAGCCGCGAGGACGTCGTACGACTCCTTCACGAGCACCGTATCGAGAAGGTCCTGGTGATCAACGACAAGTTCGAGCTGCGCGGACTCATCACGGTCAAGGACATCCAGAAGGCGAAGGACTTTCCCAAGGCCTCGCGCGACGCCCAAGAGCGGCTGCGCTGCGGTGCGGCCGTGAGCGTCGGCAAGGGAACGGACGAGCGCGTCGCCGCCTTGGTCGAGGCCGGGGTGGACGTAATCGTCGTCGATACGGCCCACGGGCACTCGCAAGGTGTGCTGGATCGGGTCGAGTGGGTCAAGGTCCGCTACCCGGAGGTCCAGGTCATCGGCGGCAATATCGCCACAGCGGATGCAGCCCGCGCGCTGGTCGACGCGGGTGCCGACGCGGTGAAGGTCGGGATCGGGCCGGGTTCCATCTGCACCACCCGCATCGTGGCCGGTGTCGGCGTCCCGCAGATCACGGCGGTCGCGAACGTCACCGAGGCATTGGAGGGCACGGGCGTCCCGCTGATCGCCGACGGCGGTCTGCGTTTCTCCGGAGATGTCGCCAAGGTCATCGCCGCCGGGGCCAACAGCGTCATGATCGGCGGACTCTTCGCCGGTACCGATGAGGCGCCCGGAGAGGTCGAGATTTACCAGGGACGCTCCTACAAGTCCTACCGCGGGATGGGCTCGCTCGGGGCGATGGGCTCGTCCGAAGGCTCGAGCGATCGCTACTTCCAGGAAGAGACCGAGAAGGAAAAGCTGGTCCCGGAAGGCATCGAGGGGCGGGTGCCGTACAAGGGCAGCGTGCTGAACGTCATCCACCAGCTGGTCGGCGGCTTGGGATCGAGCATGGGCTACACCGGCTGCGCGACGATCGAGGAGATGCGCACCAAACCGCAGTTCGTGCGCGTGAGCGCCGCGGGGATGCGCGAGTCCCACGTGCACGACGTGCAGATTACGAAAGAAGCACCGAACTATCGGATCGACAATTGA
- the guaA gene encoding glutamine-hydrolyzing GMP synthase encodes MTNIHADRILILDFGSQYTQLIARRVREAGVYCELHPHDMAPSAIREFAPSGVILSGGHQSVHQDETPRADSLVFELGVPVLGICYGMQTMAAQLGGSVAPAVHREYGYAQVRARGHSRLLRDIEDHTSPEGYGLLDVWMSHGDRVEALPPGFHVIAETANAPLAGIADEERRFYGVQFHPEVTHTRQGQRIIERFLHEICNCGRLWTPGNIIEDSIAKIRDQVGSDAVLLGLSGGVDSSVVAALLHRAIGTQLTCVFVDNGLLRLGEGDQVMSTFARHMGVQVIRVDAEDRFLGRLKGVTDPEQKRKIIGNTFIEVFDDEASNLVNVQWLAQGTIYPDVIESAGAKSGKATVIKSHHNVGGLPEEMNLKLVEPLRELFKDEVRKIGIELGLPSEMVYRHPFPGPGLGVRILGEVRKDDAITLRKADHIFIEELRRADLYNQVSQAFAVFLPVRSVGVVGDNRQYAHVIALRAVETLDFMTARWAHLPYDFLDLVCRRIVNEVPGVSRVVYDITGKPPGTIEWE; translated from the coding sequence ATGACCAATATTCATGCCGACCGCATCCTGATCCTCGACTTCGGGTCGCAGTACACACAGCTCATCGCGCGCAGGGTGCGCGAGGCCGGGGTGTATTGCGAGTTGCACCCGCACGACATGGCTCCGTCGGCCATCCGGGAGTTCGCACCGAGCGGCGTGATCCTGTCCGGTGGTCACCAGTCGGTCCATCAGGACGAGACGCCCCGCGCCGATTCGCTGGTGTTCGAGCTAGGCGTGCCGGTGCTGGGTATTTGTTACGGCATGCAGACGATGGCCGCACAGCTCGGGGGCAGTGTTGCCCCGGCCGTCCATCGCGAGTACGGCTACGCGCAGGTGCGCGCGCGCGGCCACTCGCGCCTGCTGCGCGACATCGAGGATCACACCAGCCCGGAGGGCTACGGCCTGCTGGATGTCTGGATGAGCCACGGCGACCGGGTCGAGGCCCTCCCCCCGGGCTTCCATGTGATTGCCGAGACCGCCAATGCGCCCTTGGCCGGCATCGCCGACGAGGAGCGCCGATTCTACGGGGTGCAGTTCCATCCGGAGGTCACCCACACCCGCCAGGGTCAGAGGATCATCGAGCGCTTTCTCCATGAGATCTGCAACTGCGGACGCCTCTGGACCCCCGGCAACATCATCGAGGACAGCATCGCCAAGATCCGCGATCAGGTCGGCAGCGACGCCGTCCTGCTTGGACTCTCGGGCGGCGTCGACTCCAGCGTCGTCGCCGCCCTGCTGCATCGCGCGATCGGCACCCAGCTGACCTGCGTCTTCGTCGACAACGGCCTGCTGCGGCTCGGCGAGGGCGATCAGGTCATGAGCACCTTCGCGCGCCACATGGGTGTGCAGGTGATCCGGGTCGATGCCGAAGACCGTTTCCTCGGCCGACTCAAGGGCGTGACCGACCCGGAGCAGAAACGCAAGATCATCGGCAACACCTTCATCGAGGTGTTCGACGACGAAGCGAGCAATCTCGTCAACGTTCAGTGGCTTGCTCAGGGCACCATCTACCCGGACGTGATCGAATCCGCCGGAGCCAAGTCCGGGAAGGCGACGGTGATCAAGTCACACCACAACGTCGGCGGTCTGCCGGAGGAGATGAACCTCAAACTGGTCGAGCCCCTGCGCGAGCTCTTCAAGGACGAGGTCCGCAAGATCGGCATCGAGCTCGGCCTGCCCTCCGAGATGGTCTATCGTCACCCCTTCCCGGGGCCCGGCCTCGGCGTGCGCATCCTGGGCGAGGTCCGAAAGGACGACGCGATCACCCTGCGCAAGGCCGACCACATCTTCATCGAAGAGCTGCGTCGCGCCGACCTCTATAATCAGGTCTCCCAGGCCTTCGCCGTCTTCCTACCGGTCCGCTCGGTCGGCGTGGTCGGCGACAACCGCCAGTACGCCCATGTGATCGCGTTGCGTGCGGTCGAAACACTCGACTTTATGACGGCGCGCTGGGCACACCTTCCCTACGACTTCCTGGATCTCGTGTGCCGGCGCATCGTCAACGAGGTACCCGGCGTATCGCGCGTCGTCTACGACATCACCGGCAAACCGCCCGGGACGATCGAGTGGGAGTGA